The proteins below come from a single Nocardioides eburneiflavus genomic window:
- a CDS encoding helix-turn-helix domain-containing protein, protein MRDRPGSFADALRSAIDERGLSLDRITDHLAQRGISVSSATLSYWRSGRSEPGRRSSLAALPHLEDVLGLPAGSLTATLPSTRERTPRHAVRGLDALWPEEPHSAILGRLDTSWDTDLARVSVHDVLHIGPDRRQVSLTVRQAMRARADGPDRRVVMHSQDDLEAGLPEIRPLRGCALGRVERDPGAGVVGAELLFFRPLRRGETVIVSYDVVSPAPGPREHEYTRRLRLPMREYLLEVAFDPGALPQGVWAFTEGREQPVSLDRDRRAHLVHTDTAPGTTGIRWSWPS, encoded by the coding sequence ATGCGTGACAGGCCCGGGAGCTTCGCCGACGCACTCCGGTCTGCCATCGACGAGCGCGGGCTGAGCCTGGACCGGATCACCGACCACCTCGCGCAACGCGGCATCTCCGTGAGCTCGGCGACCCTCAGCTACTGGCGGTCCGGCCGCAGCGAGCCCGGGCGCAGGTCGTCCCTGGCGGCCCTGCCACACCTCGAGGACGTCCTCGGCCTGCCCGCCGGCAGCCTCACCGCGACCCTCCCCAGCACGCGTGAGCGCACCCCGCGCCACGCCGTACGGGGACTCGACGCACTGTGGCCCGAGGAGCCGCACTCCGCGATACTCGGGCGGCTCGACACGAGCTGGGACACCGACCTGGCGCGGGTCTCGGTCCACGACGTCCTGCACATCGGCCCGGACCGACGCCAGGTCAGCCTGACCGTGCGTCAGGCGATGCGGGCCCGCGCCGACGGTCCCGACCGTCGCGTCGTGATGCACTCCCAGGACGACCTCGAGGCGGGCCTGCCCGAGATCCGGCCGCTGCGCGGGTGCGCGCTCGGACGGGTCGAGCGCGACCCCGGGGCCGGCGTGGTCGGTGCCGAGCTGCTCTTCTTCCGGCCGCTGCGCCGCGGTGAGACCGTGATCGTGTCGTACGACGTCGTCTCCCCCGCCCCCGGCCCCCGCGAGCACGAGTACACCCGCCGCCTGCGCCTGCCGATGCGCGAGTACCTGCTCGAGGTGGCGTTCGACCCGGGCGCCCTCCCCCAGGGGGTCTGGGCCTTCACCGAGGGCCGGGAGCAGCCGGTCTCGCTCGACCGTGATCGCCGCGCGCACCTCGTCCACACCGACACCGCACCGGGGACGACGGGGATCCGCTGGAGCTGGCCGAGTTAA
- a CDS encoding DegV family protein codes for MSGTVIVTDSTASLPAELAQAHGIRVVPLQVVIGARVLDEGPDGATPEVVAQALRDFVPVSTSRPAPALFADLYRSLEAEGVEEIVSVHLSGQMSGTFESAQLAALEVDLPVHVVDSGQVGIATGFAALSAAAVLEAGGTAQQAAEAALARGEAATSLFYVDTLEYLRRGGRIGAAAAIFGSALSVKPLLEIAGGKVVPRERVRTASRALARLAELAVEAAGDRPVDVCVSHLASPERAGALAATLTERLAGGLEGREVMCGELGAVLGAHVGPGMVAVCVAPRD; via the coding sequence GTGTCCGGCACCGTGATCGTCACCGACTCGACCGCGAGCCTGCCCGCCGAGCTGGCGCAGGCCCACGGCATCCGGGTGGTGCCGCTGCAGGTCGTCATCGGCGCCCGGGTGCTCGACGAGGGGCCCGACGGGGCGACCCCCGAGGTGGTGGCGCAGGCCCTGCGTGACTTCGTGCCGGTGAGCACGTCGCGGCCGGCACCGGCGCTCTTCGCCGACCTCTACCGCTCCCTGGAGGCCGAGGGGGTCGAGGAGATCGTCTCGGTCCACCTCTCCGGCCAGATGAGCGGCACCTTCGAGTCGGCCCAGCTCGCCGCGCTCGAGGTCGACCTGCCGGTGCACGTCGTCGACTCCGGCCAGGTCGGGATCGCGACGGGCTTCGCCGCGCTCAGCGCCGCAGCCGTGCTGGAGGCCGGCGGCACCGCCCAGCAGGCGGCCGAGGCCGCGCTGGCCCGGGGGGAGGCGGCGACCTCGCTCTTCTACGTCGACACCCTGGAGTACCTGCGCCGGGGCGGGAGGATCGGTGCGGCCGCGGCGATCTTCGGCAGTGCCCTGTCGGTCAAGCCCCTGCTCGAGATCGCCGGCGGCAAGGTCGTGCCCCGCGAGCGCGTACGGACGGCCTCCCGGGCGCTGGCGCGGCTGGCCGAGCTCGCGGTCGAGGCCGCAGGGGACCGCCCGGTCGACGTGTGCGTCTCCCACCTGGCCAGCCCCGAGCGGGCCGGGGCTCTGGCGGCCACGCTCACCGAACGGCTGGCCGGGGGGCTGGAGGGGCGCGAGGTGATGTGCGGCGAGCTCGGCGCCGTGCTGGGCGCCCACGTGGGTCCCGGCATGGTGGCGGTCTGCGTCGCCCCGCGGGACTGA
- a CDS encoding ComEA family DNA-binding protein, translating to MRRSQSSSEHAEAVSRRLATLSAELAAVRGEADEPPDTTHTRVRERPDEPPAPVVLPVPGRHASRRLRIGGFQLGPTHLAIVCCVAALAVGLAAWWAVRDQAEVVPVAPADAGASPAPLAPVGTAADPGADGAAEADPPTEELVVDVAGKVRRPGIAVLPPGSRVVDALEAAGGARRGVDLTSLNLARPVVDGEQILVGVEAAAGVAGSLGSTVPGGETLVNLNTADLAALDTLPGVGPVTAESIIGWRDANGGFTSVDELLEVDGIGEATLADLAPHVTL from the coding sequence ATGCGTCGATCCCAGTCGTCCTCCGAGCACGCCGAGGCGGTGTCGCGCCGGCTGGCGACGCTGAGTGCGGAGCTCGCGGCCGTCCGCGGTGAGGCCGACGAGCCGCCCGACACCACGCACACCCGGGTCCGCGAGCGTCCCGACGAGCCGCCCGCCCCGGTGGTGCTGCCCGTGCCGGGGCGGCACGCGTCGCGGCGGCTGCGGATCGGTGGGTTCCAGCTCGGGCCGACACACCTGGCGATCGTGTGCTGCGTGGCCGCGCTCGCTGTCGGCCTGGCGGCCTGGTGGGCCGTGCGCGACCAGGCCGAGGTCGTGCCCGTCGCGCCTGCGGACGCGGGCGCGTCACCCGCGCCCCTGGCCCCGGTCGGCACCGCCGCGGACCCAGGGGCCGACGGGGCGGCGGAGGCGGACCCACCGACCGAGGAGCTGGTCGTGGACGTCGCCGGCAAGGTGCGTCGCCCGGGCATCGCGGTGCTGCCGCCCGGCTCGCGCGTGGTCGACGCCCTCGAGGCGGCGGGGGGAGCGCGCCGCGGGGTGGACCTGACGTCGCTCAACCTGGCCCGGCCGGTCGTCGACGGCGAGCAGATCCTGGTCGGCGTCGAGGCGGCGGCCGGGGTGGCCGGTTCGCTCGGCTCGACGGTCCCCGGCGGCGAGACCCTGGTCAACCTCAACACCGCGGACCTCGCGGCGCTCGACACCTTGCCGGGGGTCGGTCCGGTGACGGCCGAGTCGATCATCGGCTGGCGCGACGCCAACGGGGGCTTCACCTCGGTCGACGAGCTGTTGGAGGTCGACGGCATCGGTGAGGCCACCCTCGCCGACCTGGCGCCGCACGTCACCCTCTGA
- a CDS encoding ComEC/Rec2 family competence protein has protein sequence MPDLRAIALGAGAWVGALLVLVLPGWAALGGTCAVVVLVLAGVLRRWWTAAWLAPLAALVAVAGVAALHQVLLTTSPLTALAQQGAVVTVRLEVTSDVRVVAGQYGDLQVLRADVTRLEGRARTWRLDVPVVVMAPAEWPRQPLGTTLATTARLVPGDDDVAALVRPTGVPRVISGPDAWWDAAAAVRRAVREAVSGRDEDARELVPALVVGDDGGLDPGLADDFRTTGLTHLLAVSGTNLTLVVGSLLVLGRWVGVRGPWLYALGAIGIAGFVLTARAEPSVVRAAAMGAVALVGMGRNGRSRGVRGLGVAVLGLLLFRPQLAVTAGFALSALATAGILLLAPVWRDALMRWTPRWVAEAVSVPLAAQVACTPVVAALSGQVSLVAVAANLLAAPAVAPATVLGLAGGLGGLLWVPLGVVVAAPAAWSAGWIIAVARWGASVPTAAVDWGTGPLPLAALTVLCLLSVLLAPRLLGRPSSALACTGLLVVVMLARPPTPGWPPEGWVLAMCDVGQGDGLVLRAGPGSAVVVDAGPDPVVMDACLDRLEVTSVPLVVLTHFHADHVGGLAGVVDGREAGTIEATGLLEPAGGARAVEAVSGRVPTPAAYGLTRRVGEVTLQTVWPRPGAGAGDAGESAPNNASVVLLAEVAGVRVLLTGDVEPSAQAALARDLGGLRVDVLKVPHHGSRHQDLDWLTSLGARLALVSVGEDNDYGHPAPDLVAALAAAGAEVWRTDLAGDVVVVVSDGEVGVAAGG, from the coding sequence GTGCCCGACCTGCGCGCGATCGCCCTCGGCGCGGGAGCCTGGGTGGGAGCCCTGCTGGTTCTCGTCCTTCCCGGCTGGGCCGCCCTGGGCGGCACCTGTGCGGTCGTCGTGCTCGTCCTGGCCGGGGTGCTGCGGCGGTGGTGGACGGCTGCCTGGCTCGCGCCGCTCGCGGCACTGGTGGCCGTGGCCGGGGTCGCCGCGCTCCACCAGGTGCTGCTCACCACGTCGCCGCTCACCGCGCTCGCCCAGCAGGGCGCGGTGGTCACCGTACGTCTGGAGGTGACGTCCGACGTGCGCGTCGTGGCCGGCCAGTACGGCGACCTCCAGGTCCTCCGTGCCGACGTGACGCGCCTCGAGGGTCGGGCGAGGACGTGGCGCCTCGACGTGCCGGTCGTCGTGATGGCCCCCGCCGAGTGGCCGCGCCAACCGCTGGGCACCACGCTCGCGACGACCGCGCGGCTGGTGCCGGGCGACGACGACGTGGCGGCGCTGGTCCGGCCGACCGGTGTGCCGCGCGTGATCTCCGGACCAGACGCCTGGTGGGACGCCGCGGCGGCCGTGCGCCGGGCAGTGCGCGAGGCGGTCTCCGGCCGGGACGAGGACGCGCGCGAGCTCGTGCCCGCACTGGTGGTCGGTGACGACGGTGGCCTCGACCCCGGTCTCGCCGACGACTTCCGCACCACCGGCCTCACGCACCTGCTGGCCGTGAGCGGCACCAACCTCACGCTGGTGGTCGGCTCCCTGCTGGTCCTGGGCCGGTGGGTCGGCGTGCGCGGTCCGTGGCTCTACGCCCTCGGCGCGATCGGGATCGCCGGGTTCGTGCTGACCGCGCGGGCCGAGCCCAGCGTCGTGCGCGCCGCCGCGATGGGGGCGGTGGCGCTCGTGGGGATGGGGCGCAACGGGCGCTCCCGAGGCGTCCGCGGGCTCGGTGTGGCCGTGCTGGGCCTCCTCCTCTTCCGGCCCCAGCTGGCGGTGACGGCCGGTTTCGCGCTGTCCGCGCTGGCGACCGCCGGCATCCTGCTCCTGGCACCGGTGTGGCGCGACGCCCTCATGCGGTGGACGCCACGCTGGGTGGCCGAGGCGGTGTCGGTGCCGCTGGCGGCACAGGTGGCCTGCACGCCGGTCGTCGCGGCGCTGTCCGGGCAGGTCAGCCTCGTGGCGGTCGCGGCCAACCTCCTCGCTGCTCCCGCCGTCGCGCCGGCCACCGTGCTCGGCCTCGCCGGCGGTCTGGGCGGGCTGTTGTGGGTGCCGCTCGGCGTCGTGGTGGCCGCGCCGGCCGCGTGGTCCGCCGGATGGATCATCGCCGTGGCCCGCTGGGGAGCGTCGGTGCCGACCGCAGCGGTCGACTGGGGCACCGGTCCGCTCCCGCTCGCCGCCCTCACCGTGCTGTGCCTGCTGTCGGTGCTGCTGGCTCCGCGACTGCTCGGCCGGCCGTCCTCCGCGCTCGCCTGCACCGGACTGCTCGTCGTGGTGATGCTGGCGCGGCCCCCCACGCCCGGCTGGCCACCCGAGGGATGGGTCCTGGCGATGTGCGACGTGGGCCAGGGCGACGGGCTCGTCCTGCGCGCCGGCCCCGGCTCCGCCGTCGTGGTCGACGCCGGACCCGACCCCGTCGTCATGGACGCCTGCCTCGACCGGCTCGAGGTCACCTCCGTCCCGCTGGTGGTGCTGACGCACTTCCACGCCGACCACGTGGGTGGCCTCGCAGGGGTCGTCGACGGGCGCGAGGCGGGCACGATCGAGGCGACGGGCCTGCTCGAGCCGGCGGGCGGGGCGCGGGCGGTCGAGGCAGTGTCCGGACGCGTGCCCACCCCGGCGGCGTACGGACTCACGCGGCGGGTGGGCGAGGTGACGCTCCAGACGGTGTGGCCGCGCCCGGGTGCCGGCGCGGGGGACGCGGGGGAGAGCGCACCCAACAACGCCAGCGTGGTCCTGCTGGCCGAGGTCGCCGGCGTACGCGTCCTGCTGACCGGCGACGTCGAGCCGTCCGCCCAGGCAGCTCTGGCGCGCGACCTCGGCGGACTCCGGGTCGACGTGCTCAAGGTGCCGCACCACGGCAGCCGGCACCAGGACCTCGACTGGCTGACGTCGCTCGGGGCCCGGCTCGCGCTGGTGTCGGTGGGGGAGGACAACGACTACGGACATCCCGCACCCGACCTGGTGGCCGCCCTGGCGGCAGCCGGTGCCGAGGTGTGGCGCACGGACCTCGCCGGCGACGTGGTCGTGGTCGTCTCCGACGGCGAGGTCGGTGTCGCCGCCGGTGGATAG
- the holA gene encoding DNA polymerase III subunit delta, with the protein MARTPSAAQVLGHVVLVTGKEEYLSARTVASVREAVRAHDAEAELAESPASDLTLASLGEMSAPSLFSSIRCVVVRGLEDLPDESVEGLLAYCAAPADDVALVLVHSGGQKGSGVLTKLRKLGPVTEVKSEEVRANEMPAFVTSEVASHGARIDSDAAAYLVQAVGTDLRSLAAAADQLTNDFHGEHLTVDKVQRYFGGRAEAKSFTVADAAFAGRRAVALEELRWALDSGTSPVLVTSAMAASARSLARYLGAPRGARDADLARDLGVPPWKVRTVRDQSRSWNPGGIAAAVRAVAVADADIKGQAHDASYTLERLVLTVAGLRESR; encoded by the coding sequence ATGGCACGCACACCCTCCGCCGCTCAGGTCCTCGGCCACGTCGTCCTCGTGACGGGCAAGGAGGAGTACCTCTCCGCCCGCACCGTCGCGTCGGTCCGTGAGGCCGTTCGCGCCCACGACGCCGAGGCTGAGCTGGCCGAGTCCCCCGCGTCGGACCTCACGCTCGCCTCGCTGGGGGAGATGTCGGCGCCGTCGTTGTTCTCCTCGATCAGGTGCGTCGTCGTGCGCGGGCTGGAGGACCTGCCCGACGAGTCGGTCGAGGGCCTGCTGGCCTACTGCGCGGCGCCCGCCGACGACGTCGCGCTGGTGCTGGTGCACTCCGGTGGGCAGAAGGGCAGCGGCGTGCTCACCAAGCTGCGCAAGCTCGGCCCGGTGACCGAGGTGAAGTCCGAGGAGGTCCGTGCCAACGAGATGCCGGCCTTCGTGACCTCCGAGGTCGCCTCGCACGGTGCCCGGATCGACTCCGACGCGGCCGCCTACCTCGTCCAGGCAGTCGGCACCGATCTCCGCTCGCTGGCCGCGGCCGCCGACCAGCTCACCAACGACTTCCACGGCGAGCACCTCACCGTCGACAAGGTCCAGCGCTACTTCGGTGGCCGCGCGGAGGCGAAGTCCTTCACCGTGGCCGACGCCGCCTTCGCCGGCCGGCGGGCGGTCGCGCTGGAGGAGCTGCGCTGGGCGCTCGACTCCGGCACCTCCCCGGTGCTGGTCACCTCGGCCATGGCGGCGTCCGCCCGCAGCCTCGCGCGCTACCTCGGCGCCCCGCGCGGCGCGCGTGACGCCGACCTCGCGCGTGACCTGGGCGTGCCGCCGTGGAAGGTGCGCACGGTCCGGGACCAGTCCCGCTCGTGGAACCCCGGGGGCATCGCCGCCGCGGTCCGGGCGGTGGCGGTCGCCGACGCCGACATCAAGGGCCAGGCGCACGACGCGTCCTACACGCTCGAACGGCTCGTGCTCACCGTGGCAGGGCTGCGCGAGAGCCGCTGA
- the rpsT gene encoding 30S ribosomal protein S20, translating to MANIKSQIKRNKQNEKARQRNQAVKSRLKTAVRKFRELSDAGDKDAAVAAGRDAMKALDKAASKGVIHANQAANRKSSIAKKAASL from the coding sequence GTGGCGAACATCAAGTCCCAGATCAAGCGCAACAAGCAGAACGAGAAGGCGCGTCAGCGCAACCAGGCCGTGAAGTCGCGCCTGAAGACTGCTGTCCGCAAGTTCCGCGAGCTGTCCGACGCCGGCGACAAGGACGCTGCCGTGGCCGCCGGTCGTGACGCCATGAAGGCGCTCGACAAGGCCGCCTCGAAGGGCGTCATCCACGCCAACCAGGCAGCCAACCGCAAGTCGTCGATCGCCAAGAAGGCCGCGTCGCTCTGA
- a CDS encoding phosphotransferase, producing MTAPRAVGVRLAYDAIPGAVRGWVEATLGSPVVATAEQVGGMSPGCATRLTCADGTRAFVKAVGAELNPDTPGLFRREVGVLAHLGEHDLWARLLASYDDGGWVALLIEDVEGRHPDFSDPAELRSVLTGVDRLSEVLQQRSVPASVPLVELSQRFRLWAETLDSLPQAPPEAPVPAWVHGKAPDWADVLRDLAEQPTSHVAHWDIRVDNLLRRPDGRTVFLDWGMAARGPAWADPLLARLERVDSPWFDDSLAGSPALVDAGDEVVTAFLAGFGTHLAVRSVVAVDVNLPTLNDFRLRESRRILDAVGRRTGRRLC from the coding sequence GTGACGGCACCCCGCGCGGTCGGCGTACGCCTCGCCTACGACGCGATCCCCGGCGCGGTCCGCGGCTGGGTGGAGGCCACCCTCGGGTCGCCCGTCGTCGCGACGGCCGAGCAGGTCGGCGGGATGTCGCCGGGCTGCGCGACCCGCCTGACCTGCGCCGACGGGACCCGCGCCTTCGTCAAGGCGGTGGGCGCGGAGCTCAACCCCGACACCCCCGGGCTCTTCCGGCGGGAGGTCGGCGTGCTGGCCCACCTCGGCGAGCACGACCTGTGGGCGCGGCTGCTGGCGTCCTACGACGACGGCGGGTGGGTCGCCCTGCTGATCGAGGACGTCGAGGGGCGCCACCCCGACTTCTCCGACCCGGCCGAGCTCCGGTCCGTCCTCACCGGGGTGGACCGGCTGTCGGAGGTCCTGCAGCAGCGATCCGTGCCGGCATCGGTGCCGCTCGTCGAGCTGTCCCAGCGCTTCCGGCTCTGGGCCGAGACGCTCGACTCGCTGCCCCAGGCCCCGCCGGAGGCCCCCGTACCAGCCTGGGTGCACGGGAAGGCGCCTGACTGGGCCGACGTGCTGCGCGACCTCGCCGAGCAGCCGACCTCGCACGTCGCCCACTGGGACATCCGCGTCGACAACCTGCTGCGCCGGCCGGACGGCCGGACGGTCTTCCTCGACTGGGGGATGGCCGCTCGCGGCCCGGCGTGGGCGGACCCGCTCCTCGCCCGGCTCGAGCGCGTCGACTCCCCGTGGTTCGACGACTCGCTCGCCGGCTCCCCGGCGCTCGTCGACGCGGGCGACGAGGTCGTCACCGCCTTCCTCGCCGGGTTCGGCACCCACCTCGCCGTACGCTCGGTCGTGGCCGTCGACGTCAACCTCCCCACGCTCAACGATTTCCGTCTGCGGGAGTCGCGGCGCATCCTGGACGCGGTGGGCAGGCGCACCGGCCGCCGCCTCTGCTGA
- a CDS encoding phosphotransferase family protein, with product MSRSPLAPYPAPHGKTARRLEWAFLPPNLRAYIERKCGSRVVSAISQTGGFTPGFASVLVCEDGSRHFVKAASVKAQRTFADSYREEARKLAALPASVPAPRLLWHLDDDWVVLGIEYVAAHAPRRPWVREDLDAVLDALEEVADALTPPPAGLDLDTAGTDFAPLLEGWPTLRERRTDLDPAQLAEAEALARRYAEVVDGDTLVHTDVRSDNVLLDPDGRALLCDWNWPVRGATWFDSFAALIGPRGEGLDVDAVLAERRLLRDVDPDAYDINLALYVGYFFTQCELPVPPTSPHIRDHQRWQGEVCWDWLAERRGWS from the coding sequence ATGTCCCGCTCGCCCCTGGCGCCCTACCCCGCCCCGCACGGGAAGACCGCCCGGCGGCTGGAGTGGGCCTTCCTGCCGCCGAACCTCCGGGCGTACATCGAGCGCAAGTGCGGGTCACGCGTCGTCTCCGCCATCTCGCAGACGGGCGGTTTCACGCCCGGCTTCGCCTCGGTGCTGGTCTGCGAGGACGGCTCGCGGCACTTCGTGAAGGCCGCGTCGGTCAAGGCGCAGCGGACGTTCGCCGACTCCTACCGCGAGGAGGCGCGCAAGCTCGCCGCCCTCCCGGCGTCGGTCCCCGCGCCCCGGCTGCTGTGGCACCTCGACGACGACTGGGTGGTGCTCGGCATCGAGTACGTCGCTGCCCACGCACCCCGCCGGCCGTGGGTGCGCGAGGACCTCGACGCGGTCCTCGACGCCCTCGAAGAGGTGGCCGACGCGCTCACGCCGCCGCCCGCGGGGCTCGACCTCGACACCGCCGGCACCGACTTCGCCCCGCTCCTCGAGGGGTGGCCCACGCTTCGCGAGCGGCGTACGGACCTCGACCCCGCCCAGCTCGCCGAGGCCGAGGCGCTGGCGCGGCGCTACGCCGAGGTGGTGGACGGGGACACCCTGGTCCACACCGACGTCCGCTCCGACAACGTGCTGCTCGACCCCGATGGCCGCGCCCTGCTCTGCGACTGGAACTGGCCGGTGCGGGGTGCGACGTGGTTCGACTCCTTCGCCGCGCTCATCGGTCCGCGCGGCGAGGGCCTGGACGTCGACGCGGTGCTCGCCGAGCGCCGACTGCTCCGCGACGTCGACCCCGACGCCTACGACATCAACCTCGCCCTCTACGTCGGCTACTTCTTCACCCAGTGCGAGCTGCCGGTGCCGCCGACGTCGCCCCACATCCGCGACCACCAGCGATGGCAGGGCGAGGTGTGCTGGGACTGGCTGGCGGAGCGCCGGGGCTGGTCGTGA
- a CDS encoding maleylpyruvate isomerase family mycothiol-dependent enzyme, with the protein MTTTATRAASLPQTSPDTARDVATAEYDALLLAVDAFDAADWARPTDCTEWRVRDMVAHLAGAAEEACRLPVMLRHMGGAVVGLARGRGEVVDLLCAAQIRDRAHMSDVDLAADLQRWAAGAPGGRRRQPRLMRRTVLPAFAGLGRGTRLAHLLDVIYVRDVWLHRVDLHRATGREMPLATGEGEVVAQVVRDLDLGWSGPAHVLELTGRGGGRWQVGEGTPVSTVTEDAVALMRLLSGRSDECGLTTTGDASVADRLRASRVVF; encoded by the coding sequence ATGACCACCACCGCGACCCGCGCCGCCTCATTGCCGCAGACCTCGCCCGACACCGCTCGCGACGTCGCGACTGCTGAGTACGACGCCCTGCTCCTGGCCGTCGACGCCTTCGACGCTGCCGACTGGGCCCGTCCCACGGACTGCACCGAGTGGCGGGTGCGCGACATGGTGGCGCACCTGGCGGGCGCTGCGGAGGAGGCGTGCCGGCTGCCGGTGATGCTGCGGCACATGGGCGGGGCGGTCGTCGGTCTGGCGCGTGGTCGCGGCGAGGTGGTCGACCTGCTGTGCGCGGCGCAGATCAGGGATCGGGCGCACATGTCGGACGTCGACCTCGCCGCCGACCTGCAGCGTTGGGCGGCGGGGGCACCGGGTGGGCGGCGTCGGCAGCCGCGGCTGATGCGGCGCACGGTCCTGCCGGCCTTCGCAGGGCTGGGGCGCGGTACCCGGCTGGCCCATCTCCTGGACGTGATCTACGTGCGTGACGTCTGGCTCCACCGAGTCGACCTGCACCGCGCCACCGGACGCGAGATGCCGCTCGCCACGGGCGAGGGCGAGGTCGTCGCCCAAGTGGTGCGTGACCTCGACCTGGGCTGGTCAGGCCCGGCGCACGTCCTCGAGCTCACGGGGAGGGGCGGCGGCCGCTGGCAGGTCGGTGAGGGCACGCCCGTCTCGACGGTGACCGAGGACGCCGTCGCCCTGATGCGCCTGCTGTCGGGCCGCTCGGACGAGTGCGGCCTCACCACCACGGGTGACGCGTCGGTGGCAGACAGGCTGCGGGCCTCGCGCGTTGTCTTCTGA
- a CDS encoding SGNH/GDSL hydrolase family protein: MRIVFLGDSHLARVRRDVSIVGPDVCNAAEGGACALDLVPQAATAGVEEDDLVVFSVGTNDAAPSKQVPVTAYAQAVRRCMCAVPARRWIYLAPPGVDESRLTGSHRTTNAVLDEYRDVSVCDDAGARVVRTERVIGSLGAGAFVSDGLHLSGRAYKVVLAAIAEAAQATA, encoded by the coding sequence GTGCGCATCGTGTTCCTGGGCGACAGCCATCTGGCGAGGGTCCGGAGGGACGTCTCCATCGTCGGCCCGGATGTCTGCAACGCGGCCGAGGGTGGCGCCTGTGCACTTGACCTCGTCCCGCAGGCGGCGACGGCGGGCGTTGAGGAGGACGACCTGGTCGTCTTCTCGGTCGGCACCAACGACGCCGCACCGAGCAAGCAGGTGCCGGTGACCGCGTACGCGCAGGCTGTGCGCCGTTGCATGTGTGCTGTGCCTGCTCGCCGATGGATCTACCTCGCTCCGCCAGGGGTCGACGAGTCTCGACTGACGGGCTCGCATCGGACCACCAACGCGGTCCTCGACGAGTACCGGGACGTCTCCGTCTGCGACGATGCGGGCGCCCGCGTCGTACGCACCGAGCGCGTCATCGGGTCACTCGGAGCCGGTGCCTTCGTCAGCGATGGCCTTCACCTGAGCGGGAGGGCCTACAAGGTGGTCCTGGCTGCGATCGCTGAAGCTGCGCAGGCAACCGCATGA